One window of Anaerolineales bacterium genomic DNA carries:
- a CDS encoding PIG-L family deacetylase yields MTFESILPMPDLFDARRVLCIQPHYDDNDIGAGGTFAQLAMKGADVIYLTVTDDLAGVVDTSLSAQAATESLARDQLAAGKIIGVKEQILLNYPDAGEYDYFALRRDILKYIRELKPDFVFTCDPWLTYEAHRDHLQTGHAVAEAVLFSSLMKIPSYDPAVDAAYKDHFIQGVGFYYSREPNLIVDIASTWEAKVAAIRCYETQIPSNEADQIVMALQLKSQQICTDKDFKLGEPFKVLHPRALHCGL; encoded by the coding sequence ATGACATTTGAATCCATTCTCCCCATGCCCGATTTGTTCGACGCGCGGCGCGTATTGTGCATTCAACCGCATTATGACGATAATGACATCGGCGCAGGCGGAACATTCGCGCAACTCGCAATGAAAGGCGCGGATGTGATCTACCTCACCGTCACCGATGATCTGGCTGGCGTTGTGGATACGTCACTTTCGGCGCAAGCCGCGACCGAGTCTCTTGCGCGTGATCAACTTGCGGCGGGGAAGATTATCGGGGTGAAGGAACAAATTCTCCTGAATTATCCCGACGCGGGCGAGTATGATTATTTTGCCCTGCGCCGCGACATTCTGAAATACATCCGGGAGTTGAAGCCCGATTTCGTTTTCACCTGCGACCCATGGCTGACTTACGAAGCGCACCGCGATCACCTCCAAACGGGACATGCCGTCGCGGAAGCGGTCTTATTCTCCAGCCTGATGAAAATCCCTTCGTACGATCCAGCTGTGGACGCAGCCTATAAGGACCATTTCATCCAGGGGGTGGGGTTTTACTACTCGCGCGAACCAAATCTCATCGTAGACATCGCTTCGACGTGGGAGGCGAAAGTCGCTGCAATACGCTGCTACGAAACGCAAATCCCATCTAACGAAGCGGATCAAATCGTCATGGCGCTGCAACTCAAGTCACAGCAGATTTGCACAGATAAGGATTTCAAACTTGGCGAGCCGTTCAAGGTGTTGCATCCGCGCGCCTTGCATTGTGGACTTTGA
- a CDS encoding MFS transporter encodes MAQEFQTSTKTRIMYSLTSLGVATLAEAIAGIIAFYIVDVKNLPVTWYSTFWFFYTIYNALNNPALGYISDRTRTRWGRRIPYVLFGGLPYAVAFALIFTAPFDGRDDPVGLLIYFGIMIVVWEGLYTAIATGYYGLLPEMFGSYRERTDVAAKMNIFQTIALVLGAALPPLLADMLGWSGMAILLSVISVIAIYVGYPFLFERADLKTDTSFPFNAALKATFYNRSYLTAAGSQMMRFFATGSLQTGILFYLKYSLKVDESNATTILGIAFLIAMFSLYPWRNWVANKLDSRRTLMLANAVMILGIVPMGFSPDINFTYAAAVVLGIGLGGLVLIGDVIMTEVIDEDEVKTGHQRAGMYFGMSGFLITLSGLLVSSVFGLVMPAFGYDTLLDVQPASVDLGFRIFLTVPTSIGFLLAIFLLWLYPLHGKYLQEIKETLIKKRGEA; translated from the coding sequence ATGGCACAGGAATTTCAAACCAGCACGAAGACAAGGATCATGTATTCATTGACCAGCCTCGGCGTGGCGACGCTAGCCGAAGCCATCGCTGGCATCATCGCCTTCTACATTGTGGATGTAAAAAACCTGCCCGTCACCTGGTATTCGACTTTCTGGTTTTTCTACACCATCTACAACGCACTGAACAATCCCGCGCTCGGTTACATATCCGACCGCACACGAACGCGCTGGGGACGGCGCATTCCGTACGTACTTTTTGGCGGGTTGCCCTACGCGGTCGCTTTTGCGCTCATCTTCACAGCGCCTTTCGACGGCAGGGATGATCCCGTTGGATTGTTGATCTACTTTGGAATTATGATCGTCGTTTGGGAGGGACTCTATACCGCGATTGCCACGGGTTATTACGGGCTCCTGCCTGAAATGTTCGGCTCGTACCGCGAACGAACGGACGTTGCCGCCAAGATGAACATCTTCCAAACCATCGCGCTTGTGTTGGGCGCGGCTCTGCCTCCGCTGCTTGCGGACATGCTGGGTTGGTCGGGCATGGCGATTCTGCTTTCGGTTATTTCTGTCATTGCCATTTATGTGGGATATCCCTTCCTCTTTGAGCGTGCCGACCTCAAAACCGATACATCCTTCCCGTTCAACGCGGCGCTCAAAGCCACCTTCTACAACCGCAGTTACCTCACCGCCGCAGGCTCGCAGATGATGAGGTTCTTTGCCACAGGTTCATTGCAAACGGGTATTTTGTTTTACCTCAAATACAGCCTCAAAGTGGATGAAAGCAACGCCACAACCATTCTTGGCATTGCGTTTCTCATCGCCATGTTCTCGCTCTACCCGTGGCGCAATTGGGTGGCGAACAAACTCGACTCGCGCCGTACGCTCATGCTCGCCAATGCGGTTATGATCCTGGGTATAGTGCCGATGGGTTTCTCGCCCGACATCAACTTCACTTATGCCGCCGCAGTCGTTCTTGGCATCGGTCTCGGCGGACTTGTGCTCATCGGCGATGTCATCATGACCGAAGTCATTGACGAAGACGAAGTAAAGACGGGTCATCAGCGCGCGGGCATGTACTTCGGCATGAGCGGATTCCTGATCACTCTCAGCGGCTTGCTTGTCTCGTCTGTCTTCGGTCTCGTCATGCCTGCCTTTGGCTACGACACGCTCCTTGACGTTCAACCTGCCTCAGTTGATTTGGGCTTCCGCA
- a CDS encoding 6-phospho-beta-glucosidase, with product MKITVIGGGSTYTPELVNGFLVRIESLPIKELWLMDIDKERLDIVGGFSQRMVRAKGEPFKVILSTVQKEAIAGASYVTTQLRVGMMPARRGDEYLGLRHGLIGQETTGVGGMAKALRTIPVILSIANDIRETASGALLANFTNPAGLVTEALNHYAPDVPAVGVCNVGITTKMEILEGLEKVTGNKIEDHRAVLNTLGLNHLTWHRGFTVDGEEMWQTIFPAYLEEVKKEAEPEWNIRTLETLGMIPNYYLQYFYYTEKKFNEQKKWPPSRAEQVMEIEKDLLRDYADPTLTEPPADLMKRGGAYYSTLATQLINSHYNDLGEVHVVNTRNNGAVKDYPADWVLELPAKVDAKGIHPLPADPLPASCFGLISQVKMYEILTVEAAVHGDRNAMYQALLTNPLGPSADKVQAVMDDMLETNKQWLPQFYK from the coding sequence ATGAAGATCACAGTCATTGGCGGCGGTTCCACATACACGCCCGAACTCGTGAATGGATTTCTTGTGCGGATCGAATCGTTACCAATCAAAGAACTTTGGTTAATGGATATTGACAAAGAACGGCTGGACATCGTCGGTGGATTTTCGCAGAGAATGGTCAGGGCGAAGGGAGAGCCTTTTAAGGTGATCCTATCTACAGTCCAGAAAGAGGCGATTGCGGGCGCATCCTATGTCACTACGCAGTTGCGAGTCGGCATGATGCCTGCTCGTCGTGGAGATGAATACCTCGGTCTGCGTCATGGGTTGATCGGGCAGGAGACTACGGGGGTGGGCGGTATGGCGAAAGCGCTGCGAACCATCCCTGTGATTCTTAGTATCGCGAACGATATCCGTGAAACGGCGTCTGGCGCCTTGCTGGCGAATTTCACCAACCCGGCGGGCTTGGTGACCGAAGCGTTGAATCACTATGCGCCCGATGTGCCCGCGGTGGGGGTGTGCAATGTGGGCATCACCACCAAGATGGAAATCCTCGAAGGTTTGGAGAAGGTGACGGGTAACAAGATCGAAGACCATCGCGCCGTGTTGAACACGCTGGGTCTGAATCATCTCACCTGGCATCGCGGCTTCACCGTGGATGGCGAAGAGATGTGGCAAACTATTTTCCCTGCATATCTTGAAGAGGTCAAAAAAGAAGCCGAACCCGAGTGGAATATCCGTACGCTTGAAACGCTGGGCATGATTCCCAATTATTACTTGCAATATTTTTACTACACCGAAAAGAAATTCAATGAGCAAAAGAAGTGGCCTCCCTCACGTGCCGAGCAGGTGATGGAAATCGAAAAAGACCTTCTGCGCGATTACGCCGACCCGACCCTCACCGAACCGCCCGCAGACTTGATGAAACGCGGCGGCGCATATTATTCCACGCTGGCGACGCAGCTCATCAACTCGCATTACAACGATTTGGGCGAAGTGCATGTGGTTAATACGCGGAACAATGGAGCCGTAAAAGATTACCCTGCGGATTGGGTCTTGGAACTGCCCGCCAAAGTGGACGCCAAAGGGATTCATCCGCTTCCTGCCGACCCGCTGCCTGCTTCGTGCTTCGGGCTGATCTCTCAGGTGAAGATGTACGAAATCCTGACCGTCGAAGCCGCCGTGCATGGCGATAGGAATGCGATGTATCAGGCATTGCTTACCAATCCGCTTGGTCCAAGCGCGGACAAGGTGCAGGCTGTGATGGACGATATGCTTGAAACGAATAAGCAGTGGCTGCCGCAGTTCTACAAATAA
- a CDS encoding NAD-dependent epimerase/dehydratase family protein yields MKICIVGGTGNISQPIVKLLLEKGHDVTLFNRGQTAQVPKGVRVITGDCYNREDFERKMQAERFDAAIDMICFTAEDAASSVRAFRGIGWFVQTSTTCTYGIQYDYLPVDETHPLRPNTEYGRNKVAADHVYLEAYHREKFPAIIIKPSTTYGPVQGMLRQICWDFSWIDRVKKSKPVIICGDGFAIHQHLHVDDIAQAFVGVIGKEHTIGQAYNAVSRGYYTWLDYHKLANKVLGKDVELIGIPFEDLKRLNVPDMGILEDEFAFNDYYSSEKLFRDVPEFQPKISLEQGMTQVFEVMEREGRIPNSDELTWEDEIIARYRKLYQ; encoded by the coding sequence ATGAAAATCTGCATCGTCGGCGGAACGGGCAACATCAGCCAACCCATCGTCAAACTTTTGCTCGAAAAGGGACATGACGTCACCCTTTTCAACCGCGGGCAGACGGCACAAGTGCCCAAAGGCGTACGCGTCATCACAGGCGACTGTTACAACCGCGAAGACTTCGAGCGTAAGATGCAAGCCGAAAGATTTGACGCGGCGATCGACATGATCTGCTTTACTGCTGAAGATGCCGCATCCAGCGTGCGTGCCTTTCGTGGAATCGGCTGGTTCGTGCAAACATCCACCACTTGCACGTATGGCATTCAATACGATTATCTGCCCGTGGATGAGACCCATCCCTTACGCCCTAACACCGAATACGGACGTAACAAGGTGGCGGCGGATCATGTCTATCTTGAAGCGTATCATCGCGAGAAATTCCCTGCAATTATCATAAAACCTTCTACTACCTACGGACCTGTGCAGGGGATGCTGCGCCAGATTTGCTGGGACTTCTCATGGATCGACCGAGTCAAAAAAAGCAAACCTGTCATCATCTGCGGTGATGGGTTTGCCATTCATCAACATCTGCACGTAGATGATATTGCCCAGGCCTTCGTCGGCGTTATTGGCAAAGAACATACCATCGGGCAGGCATACAACGCCGTCAGCCGTGGATATTACACCTGGCTCGATTATCACAAACTGGCGAATAAGGTTCTCGGTAAAGACGTTGAATTGATCGGCATTCCCTTTGAAGACCTAAAGCGGCTCAATGTGCCAGACATGGGTATTCTGGAAGATGAATTCGCTTTCAACGATTATTACTCCTCTGAAAAACTGTTCCGCGATGTGCCTGAGTTTCAGCCGAAGATTTCGCTGGAGCAGGGTATGACCCAGGTGTTCGAAGTGATGGAACGTGAAGGACGCATTCCAAATTCAGATGAACTGACCTGGGAAGATGAGATTATTGCAAGATATAGAAAGTTGTATCAATAA